The Streptomyces luteogriseus genome includes a window with the following:
- a CDS encoding transposase, whose amino-acid sequence MAGAQLPDRLLTAVSELNQRLTQLVEHHAPQLLTPVGIDPGSAVTLLITMGDNPERLNTEAPFAALCGSSPVEYSSAGGSRVGSTTAATARPTLLCTGSCSPGCATTRAPRRTTNAAPRRA is encoded by the coding sequence ATGGCCGGGGCGCAGTTGCCCGACCGGTTGCTGACGGCGGTGTCTGAGTTGAACCAACGCCTGACCCAGCTCGTCGAGCACCACGCCCCACAGCTACTCACACCGGTGGGCATCGACCCGGGCAGTGCCGTCACTCTCCTGATCACCATGGGAGACAATCCCGAGCGGCTGAACACCGAGGCGCCCTTCGCTGCTTTGTGCGGAAGCAGTCCCGTCGAGTACTCCTCGGCCGGCGGGTCTCGCGTCGGCTCAACCACGGCGGCGACCGCCAGGCCAACGCTGCTCTGCACCGGATCGTGTTCACCCGGCTGCGCCACGACCCGCGCACCCAGGCGCACTACGAACGCCGCACCCAGGAGGGCATGA